From Bacteroidales bacterium, one genomic window encodes:
- a CDS encoding PorV/PorQ family protein, producing MRRLIFIASLFVSLLLAGNLHAGNEQRAGEAGAVQLLINPWAGSAGWNNSNMSSITGLEALYLNVAGTAFVNKFDLGFTHTNYLSGADININNFGFTSKVGEAGALTAAVSLMSFGDIKRTTVEHPDGTGNTFSPKFSVISAAYSRQFSNAIYGGAVIKLINESIDNVKATGVAIDAGIQYITGERDNFRFGVSMQNVGPTMKYSGNGLSLRGYTLDELNMTFDYQSAELELPSLIRIGLSNDFLLMEGHNLTVAGTFTSNSFTRDQYSVGVEYNIFDYVLVRGGYCYEKDGFDSAKRQTVFTGLSAGATVQIPLNKERETNLKIDYSYRDTNPFGGVHSVGVRVTL from the coding sequence ATGAGAAGGTTAATATTTATAGCAAGTTTGTTCGTTTCACTTCTATTGGCAGGTAATTTACATGCCGGGAATGAACAGAGAGCTGGTGAAGCTGGGGCAGTGCAGCTCCTGATAAACCCATGGGCAGGATCAGCCGGCTGGAACAATTCTAACATGTCTTCTATAACAGGTTTAGAAGCCTTGTATCTAAATGTTGCGGGGACAGCTTTTGTTAATAAGTTCGACTTAGGTTTTACTCATACTAATTACTTAAGTGGAGCAGATATTAACATTAATAACTTTGGTTTTACCTCAAAAGTCGGGGAAGCCGGAGCGCTGACAGCTGCAGTTAGTTTAATGTCTTTCGGTGACATTAAGCGTACCACAGTTGAACACCCTGATGGAACAGGTAATACTTTCAGTCCTAAGTTTAGTGTTATTTCAGCTGCATACTCACGTCAGTTTTCTAACGCAATTTACGGTGGAGCCGTAATAAAGCTTATAAACGAATCCATCGATAATGTAAAAGCTACAGGAGTAGCAATTGACGCAGGTATCCAATACATAACAGGAGAAAGAGATAACTTCCGTTTTGGAGTTTCTATGCAGAATGTTGGACCTACAATGAAATATTCAGGTAATGGCTTGTCACTTAGAGGATACACCCTCGATGAATTAAACATGACGTTTGATTATCAATCAGCGGAATTAGAGTTGCCATCACTAATACGTATCGGGTTATCAAATGATTTTCTATTAATGGAGGGTCATAACCTTACTGTGGCAGGAACATTTACAAGTAACTCTTTTACGCGCGACCAGTATTCTGTCGGAGTAGAGTATAATATATTTGATTATGTGCTTGTTAGAGGAGGATACTGTTACGAGAAAGATGGATTTGATAGTGCAAAAAGGCAGACTGTGTTTACAGGTTTAAGCGCAGGTGCTACTGTTCAAATCCCTCTTAATAAAGAAAGAGAAACAAATCTGAAAATAGATTATTCATATCGTGATACTAATCCGTTTGGTGGAGTCCACTCAGTCGGTGTACGTGTGACGTTATAA
- the greA gene encoding transcription elongation factor GreA, whose translation MSKVNYMTEEGLKKLKTELEELINVERNRISKQIAEARDKGDLSENAEYDAAKEAQGLLELKISQIEEKIRNAKVIKSDQIDISKVQILTKVKLKNLKTNSVMEYSIVPDGEADLKQNKISISTPIAKGLIGKVVGDIAEITVPAGKIQFEILNISLLD comes from the coding sequence ATGTCAAAAGTAAACTACATGACTGAGGAAGGTCTTAAAAAGTTAAAGACTGAATTGGAAGAATTAATCAATGTAGAGCGAAATAGAATCTCAAAACAGATAGCCGAAGCACGTGACAAGGGCGATCTATCTGAAAATGCTGAATATGATGCAGCAAAGGAAGCTCAAGGTTTATTGGAATTAAAAATTTCTCAGATTGAAGAGAAGATTCGTAATGCAAAAGTTATAAAGTCTGATCAGATAGATATTTCTAAAGTACAGATACTTACTAAAGTTAAACTCAAAAATCTTAAAACAAACTCAGTCATGGAATACTCTATAGTTCCTGATGGAGAGGCTGATTTAAAGCAAAATAAAATCAGTATTTCTACACCTATTGCAAAAGGACTAATAGGCAAAGTTGTTGGAGATATTGCTGAAATTACTGTGCCGGCTGGGAAAATACAATTCGAGATACTAAATATCAGTTTATTAGACTAA
- a CDS encoding HIT family protein — protein sequence MASIFTKIINREIPAYIIAENSKFIAFLDAFPIKEGHTLIVPKREIDDYFDLTDSEISEMAIFAKHVAKAIEKSFTCKKVSVGVFGLEVPHAHMHLIPINSMDDCDFKNPKLKISPDRMKEIQELIAKNL from the coding sequence ATGGCTTCGATATTCACAAAAATTATCAATCGAGAAATACCTGCTTATATAATTGCAGAAAACTCAAAATTTATAGCTTTCCTCGATGCATTCCCGATTAAAGAAGGACATACTTTAATTGTACCAAAACGAGAAATCGACGATTATTTTGATCTAACTGATTCAGAAATTTCAGAAATGGCAATTTTTGCTAAACATGTTGCAAAGGCAATTGAGAAATCATTTACTTGCAAAAAAGTTTCAGTAGGAGTGTTCGGGCTAGAAGTACCACACGCTCATATGCACCTTATTCCTATCAACAGTATGGATGATTGCGATTTCAAAAACCCAAAACTTAAGATTTCTCCCGACAGAATGAAGGAGATACAAGAGTTGATTGCAAAAAACTTATAA
- a CDS encoding bifunctional 3-deoxy-7-phosphoheptulonate synthase/chorismate mutase type II: protein MNNIKLWQPNTTPFIIAGPCSAESREQLNSCASSLVRTGKIDAFRAGIWKPRTRPGQYEGTGTKGLEWLVEIKNRYDLPVITEVATAKHVEKVLKAGIDMIWIGARTTGNPFSIHEIAEALTGVDIPVFVKNPSNPDLELWIGAIERFERAGITKIAAVHRGFYPFEPTLYRNIPKWEIPIELKTRMPELKIICDPSHIAGNSALIFEIAQYAFDIMMDGLMIEVHPNPKIAKTDATQQITPTDFASIIDKLKIRTQSGHVNIDQLERMRLQVDSIDQQLIELLKKRLDISKKMGEYKKQQNLAPFQIKRWRNIIESRIIYAADLGIDPDFMMRILQLIHKESIATQNKIMNSGNSINKGQ, encoded by the coding sequence ATGAACAACATAAAACTTTGGCAACCTAATACAACGCCGTTTATTATTGCCGGTCCGTGTAGTGCCGAAAGTCGCGAGCAATTAAACTCGTGCGCTTCCAGTTTAGTGAGAACGGGCAAAATAGACGCATTTAGGGCGGGAATTTGGAAGCCAAGGACTCGGCCCGGACAATACGAAGGAACAGGAACAAAGGGGCTAGAATGGCTTGTAGAAATTAAAAACAGATATGATTTGCCGGTAATAACAGAGGTGGCAACAGCAAAACATGTTGAGAAAGTTTTGAAAGCCGGCATTGACATGATTTGGATAGGCGCAAGGACTACGGGAAACCCGTTCTCAATACACGAAATTGCTGAGGCTCTGACAGGTGTCGATATCCCTGTTTTTGTAAAAAATCCATCTAATCCCGATTTAGAATTGTGGATAGGAGCAATAGAACGATTCGAACGTGCAGGAATAACTAAAATTGCAGCTGTTCACAGAGGATTTTACCCTTTTGAACCAACCTTGTATAGGAACATTCCAAAGTGGGAAATTCCTATTGAACTAAAAACCAGAATGCCCGAATTAAAGATAATTTGTGACCCTTCACATATCGCCGGCAACAGTGCTTTAATTTTTGAAATAGCTCAATATGCTTTCGATATCATGATGGACGGATTAATGATAGAAGTTCATCCTAATCCTAAGATAGCTAAAACGGACGCAACTCAGCAAATTACTCCGACTGATTTTGCTTCAATAATTGATAAGCTTAAAATACGCACCCAATCGGGACATGTAAATATTGACCAATTAGAAAGAATGAGACTACAAGTTGATTCAATAGACCAGCAACTTATAGAGCTATTGAAAAAAAGGCTTGATATTTCTAAAAAAATGGGAGAGTATAAAAAACAACAAAACTTGGCACCATTTCAGATTAAAAGATGGCGAAATATCATCGAATCGAGAATAATTTATGCCGCAGACCTTGGTATTGACCCTGACTTTATGATGCGAATACTACAATTAATCCATAAAGAATCAATCGCAACTCAAAATAAAATAATGAACTCGGGGAATTCAATTAACAAAGGGCAATGA
- a CDS encoding dihydrofolate reductase — MFSIIVAVDELNGIGINNKLPWHISDDLKNFKRITSGKDKAVLMGRKTWESLPIKPLPKRGNIVLSRNANYVAKGAKVVSTFETLIEHCLTFEEVFVIGGAQIYNMFMPLASKLYLTRVHSTFVTDTRLDSLNLDNWTLISEERHSKSEKNQYDFSFLVYEEKKRSNLRKL, encoded by the coding sequence ATGTTTTCAATAATAGTAGCAGTCGACGAACTTAACGGCATAGGAATTAATAATAAATTACCCTGGCATATAAGTGATGATTTGAAAAACTTCAAACGTATCACTTCTGGTAAAGACAAGGCTGTGTTAATGGGGCGTAAAACGTGGGAATCACTACCAATAAAACCACTTCCTAAAAGGGGAAATATAGTTCTTTCCCGAAATGCAAATTACGTTGCTAAAGGTGCAAAAGTTGTTAGCACATTTGAAACGCTTATCGAACATTGCCTTACTTTTGAAGAAGTTTTTGTTATTGGTGGTGCTCAGATTTACAATATGTTTATGCCTTTGGCTAGCAAATTATACCTTACACGAGTCCACTCGACTTTCGTAACAGATACTCGTTTAGACTCCTTAAATCTTGACAATTGGACGTTAATTTCTGAGGAGAGACACAGTAAATCTGAAAAGAATCAATACGATTTCTCTTTCCTTGTTTACGAAGAAAAAAAGAGGTCAAACTTAAGAAAGCTGTAA
- a CDS encoding thymidylate synthase, producing the protein MKQYLDLLQHTIDKGTVKKDRTGTGTISVFGYQYRCSLQDGFPLLTTKKLHLKSIIYELLWFLQGSTNAKYLQDNGVRIWNEWADENGELGPIYGYQWRSWPKPDGGHVDQISELIHSLKNSPDSRRHIVSAWNVGQIDQMALPPCHILFQFYVADGKLSCQLYQRSADLFLGVPFNLASYALLTMMIAQVVNLQPGDFVHTFGDAHIYQNHIEQVKLQLSRKPMALPQMLINKDIKSIFDFSYSDFELINYNAHPHIKGEVSV; encoded by the coding sequence GTGAAACAATATTTAGACTTATTGCAACACACCATTGACAAAGGAACAGTAAAAAAAGACAGAACCGGCACTGGTACAATATCTGTTTTTGGATATCAGTACCGCTGTTCTCTTCAAGATGGGTTTCCGTTGCTTACCACAAAAAAACTGCACTTAAAAAGCATTATTTACGAACTTTTATGGTTTCTGCAAGGCTCAACCAATGCTAAATATCTCCAAGATAACGGTGTAAGAATTTGGAATGAATGGGCAGACGAAAACGGGGAGCTTGGACCAATTTACGGTTATCAATGGCGTTCGTGGCCCAAGCCCGATGGTGGACACGTTGACCAAATAAGTGAGTTAATACACAGCTTAAAAAATTCTCCAGATTCCCGACGACATATAGTTTCTGCATGGAACGTTGGACAAATAGACCAAATGGCATTGCCACCATGCCATATTCTGTTTCAGTTTTATGTCGCAGATGGCAAACTCTCCTGCCAGTTGTACCAACGAAGTGCCGATCTTTTCTTGGGCGTGCCATTTAATTTAGCAAGCTACGCACTGCTAACAATGATGATTGCACAAGTCGTTAACCTACAGCCCGGCGACTTTGTCCATACATTTGGCGATGCCCATATTTATCAGAACCATATTGAGCAGGTAAAGCTTCAATTGTCGCGAAAACCAATGGCTTTACCACAAATGCTGATTAACAAGGATATAAAGTCAATATTTGATTTCTCTTATTCCGATTTTGAACTAATCAATTATAATGCACACCCTCATATCAAGGGGGAAGTTTCAGTTTAA
- a CDS encoding insulinase family protein, translating to MKLQKQLLILLLLLPLFAINIANAQTDNNVREYTLENGLTVILDENHDKPEVFGLITVKAGGKNDPADATGMAHYQEHMLFKGTTTLGTIDWEKEKPHIDRIFELYDQLGKTTNENERKEIQAKINEESIKANEYAIPNELSNLINEMGGTNLNAGTGPDYTVYYNTFPSNQILKWLDLYAHRFTEPVFRGFQAELEVVYEEKNLYNDQFQTKLFEEFQKHFFKNHPYGQQTLIGTIEDLKNPSLTKMYDFFKTYYVPNNMALILVGDFNSEEIIPIIEEKFGKWERGEVPEPKVWAESPFNGREFHEAKLTPIKMGILGFRAPSGKDDNYVKAEIMTNLLNNSYSTGLLDKLSDDGKLLGAYALNLPFQDHGAILVLYIPKLVGQKLEEAEKIILEEIEKIKKGEFDDETLESIKKNEYISFVSNMENNSNRALEYNNYFTSGRAISNLYKYPDIVKSLTKEDITNMASEIFGENYLSFNSKMGFPKKEKIEKPGFKPLSTNTNERSQYAQHLDKIESLEPTFNTIDFDKDIERISVSNGVELLKVENHINDIFTLMIEYKVGEAEIPLLSYAGQAVKYCGAGDLSLNDLKNEFAKIGTTFNSWSSRTSTYIDIKGDEENLDRTLELIGMLIDKPTLEQSKLKTIIDSELAVRKVERSEPDAVANALYNYGLYENKSSYIDRLSSKELKKLQATKVVDAFKKATTYNVQFRFTGKTSAKDVSDMIIKHIPMHEKPLIDKNELDKPRKSYSENTVFFVNKPKSRQSKMFFYFAGNSFSPEKAVEIEAYNEYIGGGFNGLILQEIREYRSLSYAAGGSFSLPKEVGKPYDFYGYVGTQSDKTLTAMEVFTSLIRDMPQKPERTDMIRNYLDLSSQTKRPGFRDLAYSVENWKLLGYKEDPMITKLEGYKNLTWETINNFYINEVKDKPMVYMIVGDKKQIDMKELAKYGKVVEIKEKKLYNK from the coding sequence ATGAAATTACAGAAACAGTTACTTATTTTATTACTCCTGTTGCCACTTTTTGCAATAAATATTGCTAATGCGCAAACAGACAACAACGTCCGCGAATACACTCTTGAAAACGGACTTACAGTAATTTTAGATGAAAACCACGACAAGCCCGAAGTCTTTGGGTTGATTACGGTAAAAGCAGGTGGGAAAAACGACCCTGCCGATGCAACCGGAATGGCTCACTATCAAGAGCATATGCTTTTTAAAGGCACAACAACCTTGGGGACTATAGATTGGGAAAAGGAAAAACCTCACATTGACCGTATATTCGAGCTATACGACCAATTAGGAAAAACCACCAACGAAAATGAACGCAAAGAGATTCAAGCCAAAATCAACGAAGAGTCTATAAAAGCGAACGAATACGCTATACCCAACGAACTTAGCAACCTGATTAACGAAATGGGTGGCACTAATCTCAATGCCGGAACTGGACCCGACTACACTGTTTATTACAATACATTTCCATCTAATCAAATATTAAAGTGGTTAGACTTATATGCGCACCGCTTTACTGAACCTGTTTTTCGTGGGTTTCAAGCAGAATTAGAGGTTGTTTACGAAGAGAAGAACCTCTATAACGATCAGTTCCAAACCAAACTTTTTGAAGAGTTCCAAAAGCATTTTTTCAAAAATCACCCTTACGGTCAACAAACGCTAATAGGTACTATCGAAGATCTGAAAAACCCATCGCTAACAAAGATGTATGATTTTTTCAAAACCTATTATGTCCCAAACAATATGGCGCTAATTCTTGTAGGCGATTTTAATTCAGAAGAGATAATCCCCATTATTGAAGAGAAATTCGGAAAATGGGAACGTGGCGAAGTCCCAGAACCAAAAGTTTGGGCAGAATCCCCATTCAACGGTCGTGAATTTCACGAAGCCAAACTAACACCAATCAAAATGGGAATACTTGGATTTAGAGCACCATCAGGGAAAGATGATAATTATGTTAAAGCGGAAATAATGACAAATCTGCTAAACAATAGCTACTCTACGGGTCTATTAGACAAACTTTCAGACGATGGAAAGTTATTAGGGGCATATGCACTTAATTTGCCTTTTCAGGATCATGGGGCGATATTAGTACTTTATATACCAAAGTTAGTGGGTCAAAAGTTAGAAGAGGCTGAAAAAATCATACTCGAAGAGATTGAAAAAATAAAAAAAGGAGAATTTGACGATGAAACACTTGAAAGTATCAAAAAAAACGAATATATCTCCTTTGTTAGCAACATGGAGAACAATTCCAATAGAGCTTTAGAGTACAACAACTATTTTACATCAGGAAGAGCAATCAGCAATTTATATAAATATCCAGACATCGTAAAAAGTTTGACCAAAGAGGATATTACCAATATGGCTTCCGAAATATTTGGCGAAAACTATCTTTCATTCAATTCAAAAATGGGTTTCCCAAAGAAAGAGAAAATCGAGAAGCCCGGATTTAAGCCACTATCAACCAATACAAATGAACGCAGCCAATACGCACAACACTTGGACAAGATAGAATCATTAGAACCCACATTTAATACTATTGATTTTGATAAAGATATTGAACGTATATCTGTTTCTAATGGCGTAGAATTATTAAAAGTAGAAAATCACATAAACGATATATTTACATTAATGATTGAATACAAAGTTGGAGAAGCAGAAATCCCTCTTTTATCGTACGCAGGTCAAGCTGTTAAATATTGCGGAGCAGGCGATCTATCACTTAACGATTTAAAAAACGAGTTTGCAAAAATAGGTACAACATTTAACTCATGGTCATCAAGAACATCGACTTACATCGACATTAAAGGTGACGAAGAAAACCTTGACAGGACACTTGAACTAATTGGGATGCTAATAGACAAACCAACATTGGAGCAATCAAAGCTGAAAACCATAATTGATAGTGAGTTGGCTGTCCGTAAAGTGGAACGTTCTGAACCCGACGCTGTTGCAAACGCACTATATAACTACGGATTATATGAAAATAAATCAAGTTACATTGACAGATTATCAAGCAAAGAGCTAAAAAAACTACAAGCAACGAAAGTTGTTGATGCTTTTAAAAAGGCAACAACCTACAATGTCCAATTTCGTTTCACTGGCAAAACATCTGCGAAGGACGTTTCCGATATGATTATAAAACATATACCTATGCATGAGAAACCACTGATAGATAAAAATGAATTGGACAAGCCAAGAAAATCATATTCTGAAAACACTGTGTTTTTCGTCAATAAGCCTAAATCACGTCAAAGCAAAATGTTCTTCTACTTTGCTGGCAATTCGTTCTCACCCGAGAAAGCAGTAGAAATTGAAGCATATAATGAATACATTGGCGGCGGATTCAATGGGCTAATTCTTCAGGAAATAAGAGAATATCGTTCATTGTCTTATGCCGCAGGTGGAAGTTTTAGCCTTCCGAAAGAAGTAGGGAAACCATACGATTTTTACGGATATGTTGGCACACAATCTGACAAAACGTTAACCGCAATGGAGGTGTTTACTTCACTAATCAGAGATATGCCCCAAAAGCCAGAACGTACAGATATGATTCGTAACTATCTTGACCTCTCCTCACAAACCAAAAGACCTGGTTTCAGAGATCTTGCTTACTCTGTCGAAAACTGGAAACTTTTAGGATACAAGGAAGACCCTATGATCACAAAGTTAGAGGGATATAAAAATTTAACTTGGGAGACTATCAACAACTTCTATATCAACGAAGTAAAAGACAAGCCAATGGTTTATATGATTGTTGGAGACAAAAAACAGATTGATATGAAAGAATTGGCTAAATACGGAAAGGTTGTTGAGATAAAAGAGAAGAAACTATACAATAAATAA
- a CDS encoding DUF2779 domain-containing protein — MKLFTKSRFKTCLDCPAKLYYQDRDTQYDNSKKEDSFLEALAEGGYQVGELAKLYYPGGHNIADRGYDVPLEKTNELLKNENVVIFEAAIKYKNFFIRVDILEKKGNIINLIEVKSKSFNGEKPDFKLEDPYIQDVAFQTFVMKKAFPHWQIDSFLMLADKSKAATVNGLNQMFRLIKESAERTSVLLNSEMIKKHGIGEPVLSKINVSDKVYKILTEPDKDNLSFEEKVTHWADLHSKGQQIDSELSHMCFSCEFQSEDLSKSGFKECWSKHYSWSDEEYTKPKMSEIWNNRKKKSMFDKGVFFLDQVEKEDIGDFDQTSIALSVGERQWLQVEKYKTKDNTPFIEEEGLRNQMQSFNYPLHFIDFETCMVAIPFYKGQRPYEQIAFQFSHHIMHKSGKVEHKTEFIEIERGKFPNFDFVRALKKALENDNGTIFRYAAHEKTVLNQILKQIEDTNAENLPDKEELKKFIISITGDREERAMVDMLKLVKDFYYHPRMKGSNSIKAVLPAVMESDYVKDKYSQPIGKINVTSINFSDNMTWCQLDDNGQVIDPYKLLSPVFNDIIISDYDSGETVADGGAAMTAFARIQFAEMPDGQRNSTIESLKRYCELDTLAMVIIYDYFRKLTGV, encoded by the coding sequence ATGAAACTTTTTACAAAATCTCGTTTTAAAACCTGTTTAGATTGTCCTGCAAAATTATATTATCAGGATAGAGATACTCAATATGACAATAGTAAAAAAGAAGATAGCTTTCTTGAAGCTCTTGCAGAGGGCGGCTATCAGGTGGGAGAACTCGCAAAACTATATTATCCGGGTGGTCATAATATTGCGGACAGAGGCTATGACGTTCCGTTAGAGAAAACCAATGAATTATTAAAAAATGAAAACGTAGTAATTTTTGAGGCAGCAATTAAATACAAAAACTTTTTTATCAGAGTCGATATTCTTGAGAAAAAAGGCAATATAATAAACTTAATCGAGGTTAAATCAAAATCTTTTAACGGAGAGAAACCAGATTTTAAACTTGAAGATCCATACATTCAAGATGTTGCTTTTCAAACTTTTGTAATGAAAAAGGCTTTTCCACACTGGCAAATTGATTCCTTTTTGATGTTAGCCGACAAGTCAAAAGCTGCAACTGTTAATGGGTTAAATCAAATGTTTAGACTTATCAAAGAGAGTGCTGAACGTACAAGCGTTTTGCTAAATAGCGAAATGATTAAGAAGCATGGAATAGGTGAGCCTGTTTTGTCAAAAATCAATGTAAGTGATAAGGTTTACAAGATATTAACTGAGCCAGATAAAGATAATCTTAGTTTTGAAGAAAAAGTTACTCATTGGGCAGACTTGCATTCCAAAGGACAACAAATCGACTCGGAACTTTCTCACATGTGCTTTAGTTGCGAATTTCAAAGCGAGGATTTATCAAAATCGGGGTTTAAAGAGTGTTGGTCGAAGCATTACAGTTGGAGCGATGAAGAGTACACCAAACCAAAAATGTCCGAAATATGGAATAATAGAAAGAAAAAATCAATGTTTGATAAAGGAGTTTTTTTCTTAGATCAGGTTGAAAAGGAGGATATAGGAGATTTTGACCAAACTTCAATCGCATTGTCTGTAGGAGAGAGACAATGGCTGCAAGTAGAAAAATATAAAACCAAAGATAATACTCCTTTTATCGAAGAAGAAGGTTTAAGAAATCAAATGCAATCTTTTAATTATCCATTACATTTTATTGATTTTGAGACTTGTATGGTTGCAATTCCTTTTTACAAAGGTCAAAGACCATACGAGCAGATTGCTTTTCAGTTCTCTCATCACATTATGCACAAGAGTGGCAAAGTAGAACATAAAACTGAATTTATTGAAATTGAAAGAGGTAAGTTTCCCAACTTTGATTTTGTAAGAGCTTTAAAAAAAGCACTCGAAAATGATAACGGAACAATTTTTAGATATGCAGCACATGAAAAAACAGTATTGAACCAAATTCTAAAGCAAATTGAGGATACTAACGCAGAGAACTTGCCGGATAAAGAAGAGTTAAAAAAGTTTATTATATCAATAACAGGCGATAGAGAGGAACGAGCAATGGTTGATATGCTGAAGTTGGTAAAGGATTTTTATTATCATCCAAGAATGAAAGGATCGAACTCTATTAAAGCCGTTTTGCCAGCAGTAATGGAATCTGATTATGTGAAAGACAAATATTCACAGCCGATAGGCAAAATAAACGTTACAAGTATAAACTTTTCTGATAATATGACTTGGTGTCAACTTGATGATAATGGACAAGTTATAGACCCATATAAATTATTAAGTCCTGTATTTAACGATATTATTATTTCTGACTACGATTCCGGTGAAACTGTCGCAGACGGAGGAGCCGCAATGACAGCATTTGCAAGAATACAGTTTGCCGAAATGCCCGATGGTCAAAGAAACTCAACAATTGAGTCTCTAAAAAGATATTGCGAACTTGACACTCTTGCAATGGTAATAATTTATGATTATTTTAGAAAACTAACAGGGGTGTAA